From a single Lolium rigidum isolate FL_2022 chromosome 7, APGP_CSIRO_Lrig_0.1, whole genome shotgun sequence genomic region:
- the LOC124672077 gene encoding glycine, alanine and asparagine-rich protein-like, giving the protein MESESRKEMESESMKEMKSVDHQAELLTLHEEIMSLVSERNNLLASLTPNLFVWEDQSAAARRPAFNSQQQVREEESASTWRIAGQASVQKMDASLAEPAAVSGSRPTWQPEQLENYLDSILQDMEDLGHRMLSIADDNINSRELDDPISMYKKAEMFATASRLVQISQDLSNSTNAAVGGQAEEMVTEAVDSCEKKVAATFAGQAREEAFAEDSRGEARARDARGQARARDARGQTHAEGALNAEENMALSNGFLRLCNNYFERPNTYRKHLAMIINGGGGEGNGDGEGEGEGGGEGEGEGEGGGEGEGGGEGEGEGEGEGDCEREGHGDGDGKGEGEGEGKGHGDGKGEG; this is encoded by the coding sequence ATGGAGAGTGAATCCAGGAAGGAGATGGAGAGTGAATCCATGAAGGAGATGAAATCTGTGGATCATCAGGCCGAGTTGTTGACCCTACACGAGGAGATCATGTCTCTGGTGAGCGAGCGCAACAATTTGCTCGCCTCTCTCACTCCGAACCTGTTTGTCTGGGAGGACCAATCAGCAGCAGCGCGGAGGCCAGCCTTCAACTCGCAGCAGCAAGTCCGGGAGGAGGAATCTGCATCAACATGGAGGATAGCTGGACAGGCTTCCGTTCAGAAGATGGACGCTAGCCTAGCCGAACCTGCAGCAGTCTCCGGATCCCGACCCACTTGGCAGCCGGAACAACTCGAGAACTACTTGGACTCCATCCTCCAAGATATGGAGGACTTGGGCCACCGGATGCTATCTATAGCTGATGACAACATTAATTCTCGGGAATTGGATGACCCTATCTCCATGTACAAGAAAGCTGAGATGTTTGCCACGGCATCCAGATTAGTGCAGATATCTCAAGATTTGTCCAACAGTACCAATGCGGCTGTGGGGGGGCAGGCAGAGGAAATGGTGACCGAGGCGGTTGATTCCTGTGAAAAAAAGGTGGCTGCCACGTTTGCGGGGCAGGCAAGGGAAGAGGCGTTTGCAGAGGATTCAAGGGGTGAGGCGCGGGCAAGGGATGCAAGGGGTCAGGCGCGGGCAAGGGATGCAAGGGGTCAGACGCATGCGGAAGGTGCATTGAACGCAGAGGAGAACATGGCACTATCCAACGGATTCTTACGTCTTTGCAACAATTACTTTGAGCGCCCCAATACTTATAGAAAGCATTTGGCTATGATAATTaacggcggaggaggagaaggaaatggagatggagaaggagaaggagaaggaggaggagaaggagaaggagagggtGAAGGCGGTGGAGAAGGCGAAGGCggtggagaaggagaaggagaaggagaaggcgaAGGCGATTGCGAAAGAGAAGgccatggcgatggcgatggcaaAGGCGAAGGCGAAGGAGAAGGCAAAGGCCATGGCGATGGCAAAGGCGAAGGGTAA
- the LOC124676339 gene encoding uncharacterized protein LOC124676339, whose product MVIEQGMFNDHRVGWEYIWGNKIGLCGGFQDTTTLSSMQFTHSTPGIIPHGSVVGTTLQIYSLEIKLKADLEWPLHVYGVVAARDTVDRNRNLLFCRSRINHQVLTRNDPFLRLTGPGRAILALYPVDFEVELKMIDGDESQDIALISLNLRYNGHDDIALFNSSLCTGKLCLEPIDRTVQATIVGVRLATGDQPFKYGARFACSLLGAGSPVEQVLLLDSYGGETTVGADGYFSLSRNVVSVESEGGLQVVIQAYSGSG is encoded by the exons ATGGTTATTGAGCAGGGAATGTTCAATGACCACCGTGTCGGCTGGGAATATATTTGGGGCAATAAAATCGGACTTTGTGGTGGCTTCCaagatacaa CCACATTGAGTTCTATGCAATTTACACACTCCACACCTGGTATCATCCCACACGGTTCTGTCGTCGGAACCACATTGCAGATTTACTCGCTCGAAATTAAACTAAAAGCTGACTTGGAGTGGCCACTCCATGTGTACGGCGTGGTTGCTGCTCGAGACACTGTTGACCGCAACCGCAACCTTCTCTTCTGTCGGTCAAGAATTAACCACCAAGTACTCACTCGAAAT GATCCTTTCTTACGCTTGACTGGCCCAGGTCGGGCAATTCTAGCTCTGTACCCTGTTGACTTTGAAGTTGAACTGAAGATGATTGATGGAGATGAGTCCCAAGATATTGCATTGATCAGCCTTAACCTCCGTTACAACGGACATGACGACATCGCTCTCTTCAACAGCTCGTTATGTACAGGAAAATTATGCCTTGAGCCAATTGATAGAACAGTTCAGGCCACTATTGTGGGTGTTAGGCTTGCTACTGGGGATCAGCCTTTTAAATATGGAGCCCGGTTTGCTTGTTCCTTGTTAGGTGCAGGTTCCCCAGTTGAGCAAGTTCTGTTGCTTGACTCTTATGGTGGGGAAACTACTGTAGGCGCAGATGGTTATTTTTCTCTGTCAAGGAATGTTGTTTCAGTAGAATCAGAAGGAGGGCTGCAAGTTGTCATACAAGCCTACTCGGGATCAG GATAA